From Piliocolobus tephrosceles isolate RC106 chromosome 16, ASM277652v3, whole genome shotgun sequence, the proteins below share one genomic window:
- the ABCC3 gene encoding canalicular multispecific organic anion transporter 2 isoform X3 — protein MAIYGYRHPLEEKDLWSLKEEDRSQMVVQQLLEAWRKQEKQAAEHKAAAAPGKNASSEDEVLLGARPRPRKPSFLRALLATFGSSFLISACFKLIQDLLSFINPQLLSVLIRFISNPMAPSWWGFLVAGLMFLCSVMQSLILQQYYQCIFVTGLKFRTGIIGVIYRKALVITNSVKRASTVGEIVNLMSVDAQRFMDLAPFLNLLWSAPLQIILAIYFLWQNLGPSVLAGVALMVLLIPLNGAVAVKMRAFQVKQMKLKDSRIKLMSEILNGIKVLKLYAWEPSFLKQVEGIRQGELQLLRTAAYLHAISTFTWMCTPFLVTLITLWVYVYVDPNNVLDAEKAFVSVSLFDILRLPLNMLPQLISNLTQTSVSLKRIQQFLTQDELDSQCVERKTISPGYAITIHSGTFTWAQDLPPTLHSLDIQVPKGALVAVVGPVGCGKSSLVSALLGEMEKLEGKVHMKGSVAYVPQQAWIQNCTLQENVLFGQALNPKRYQQALEACALLADLEMLPGGDQTEIGEKGINLSGGQRQRVSLARAVYSDADIFLLDDPLSAVDSHVAKHIFDHVIGPEGVLAGKTRVLVTHGISFLPQTDFIIVLADGQVSEMGPYPALLQRNGSFANFLHNYAPDEDQGHLEDSWIALEGAEDKEVLLIEDTLSNHTDLTDSDPVTYAVQKQFMRQLSALSSDGEGQGQPAPRRRLGPSEKVRVTEAKADGVLTQKEKAEIGTVELSVFRDYAKAVGLCTTLAICLLYVGQSAAAIGANVWLSAWTNDAMVDNRQNNTSMRLGVYAALGILQGLLVMLSAMAMAAGGIQAARVLHQALLHNKIRSPQSFFDTTPSGRILNRFSKDIYIIDELLAPVILMLLNSFFNAISTLVVIVASTPLFTVVILPLAVLYTLVQRFYAATSRQLKRLESVSRSPIYSHFSETVTGASVIRAYNRSRDFEVINDTKVDANQKSCYPYIISNRWLSIGVEFVGNCVVLFAALFAVIGRSSLNPGLVGLSVSYSLQVTFALNWMIRMMSDLESNIVAVERVKEYSKTETEAPWVVEGSRPPKGWPPRGEVEFRNYSVRYRPGLDLVLRDLSLHVHGGEKVGIVGRTGAGKSSMTLCLFRILEAAKGEIRIDGLNVADIGLHDLRSQLTIIPQDPILFSGTLRMNLDPFGRYSEEDIWQALELSHLHTFVSSQPAGLDFQCSEGGENLSVGQRQLVCLARALLRKSRILVLDEATAAIDLETDNLIQATIRTQFDTCTILTIAHRLNTIMDYTRVLVLDKGVVAEFDSPANLIAARGIFYGMARDAGLA, from the exons ATGGCCATCTATGGCTACCGGCATCCCCTGGAGGAGAAGGACCTCTGGTCCCTGAAGGAGGAGGACAGATCCCAGATGGTGGTGCAGCAGCTGCTGGAGGCATGGAGGAAGCAGGAAAAGCAGGCAGCAGA ACACAAGGCTGCAGCGGCACCTGGGAAAAATGCCTCCAGCGAGGACGAGGTGCTGCTGGGTGCCCGGCCCAGGCCCCGGAAGCCCTCTTTCCTGCGGGCCCTGCTGGCCACCTTCGGCTCCAGCTTCCTCATCAGCGCCTGCTTCAAGCTGATCCAGGACCTGCTGTCCTTCATTAATCCGCAGCTGCTCAG CGTCCTGATCAGGTTTATCTCCAACCCCATGGCCCCCTCCTGGTGGGGCTTCCTGGTGGCTGGGCTGATGTTCCTGTGCTCCGTGATGCAGTCGCTGATCTTACAACAGTATTACCAGTGCATCTTCGTGACTGGGCTGAAGTTTCGTACTGGGATCATAGGTGTCATCTATAGGAAG GCTCTGGTTATCACCAATTCAGTCAAACGTGCGTCCACCGTGGGGGAAATTGTCAACCTCATGTCAGTGGATGCCCAGCGCTTCATGGACCTTGCCCCCTTCCTCAACCTGCTGTGGTCAGCACCCCTGCAGATCATCCTGGCGATCTACTTCCTCTGGCAG AACCTAGGTCCCTCTGTCCTGGCTGGAGTCGCTCTCATGGTCTTACTGATTCCACTCAACGGAGCTGTGGCTGTGAAGATGCGTGCCTTCCAG GTAAAGCAAATGAAATTGAAGGACTCGCGCATCAAGCTGATGAGTGAGATCCTGAATGGCATCAAAGTCCTGAAGCTGTACGCCTGGGAACCCAGCTTCCTGAAGCAGGTGGAGGGCATCAGGCAGGGTGAGCTCCAGCTGCTGCGCACGGCGGCCTACCTCCACGCCATATCCACCTTCACCTGGATGTGCACCCCCTTCCTG GTGACCCTGATCACCCTCTGGGTGTACGTGTATGTGGACCCAAACAATGTGCTGGACGCCGAGAAAGCCTTCGTGTCTGTGTCCTTGTTTGATATCTTAAGACTTCCCCTCAACATGCTGCCCCAGTTAATCAGCAACCTGACTCAG ACCAGTGTGTCTCTGAAACGGATCCAGCAATTCCTGACTCAAGATGAACTTGACTCCCAGTGTGTGGAAAGAAAGACCATCTCCCCAG GCTATGCCATCACCATACACAGTGGCACCTTCACCTGGGCCCAGGACCTGCCCCCCACCCTGCACAG CCTAGACATCCAGGTCCCGAAAGGGGCACTGGTGGCCGTGGTGGGGCCTGTGGGCTGTGGGAAGTCCTCCCTGGTGTCTGCCCTGCTGGGAGAGATGGAGAAGTTAGAAGGCAAAGTACACATGAAG GGCTCTGTGGCCTACGTGCCCCAGCAGGCATGGATCCAGAACTGCACTCTTCAGGAAAACGTGCTTTTCGGCCAAGCCCTGAACCCCAAGCGCTACCAGCAGGCTCTGGAGGCCTGTGCCTTGCTAGCTGACCTGGAGATGCTGCCTGGTGGGGACCAGACAGAGATTGGAGAGAAG GGCATTAACCTGTCGGGGGGCCAGCGGCAGCGGGTCAGTCTGGCCCGAGCTGTGTACAGTGATGCCGATATTTTCTTGCTGGATGACCCACTGTCCGCGGTGGACTCTCATGTGGCCAAGCACATCTTTGACCACGTCATTGGGCCAGAAGGTGTGCTGGCAGGCAAG ACGCGAGTGCTGGTGACGCACGGCATTAGCTTCCTGCCCCAGACAGACTTCATCATCGTGCTAGCTGATGGACAGGTGTCTGAGATGGGCCCCTACCCAGCCCTGCTGCAGCGCAACGGCTCCTTTGCCAACTTTCTTCACAACTACGCCCCCGATGAGGACCAAGGGCACCTGGAGGACAGCTGGATCG CACTGGAAGGTGCAGAGGATAAGGAGGTATTGCTGATTGAAGACACACTCAGCAACCACACGGATCTGACAGACAGTGATCCAGTCACCTATGCGGTCCAGAAGCAGTTTATGAG ACAGCTGAGTGCCCTGTCATCGGATGGGGAGGGACAGGGTCAGCCTGCACCCCGGAGGCGCCTGGGCCCATCAGAGAAGGTGCGGGTGACAGAGGCGAAGGCAGATGGGGTACTGACCCAGAAGGAGAAAGCAGAGATTGGCACT GTGGAGCTGAGTGTGTTCCGGGATTATGCCAAGGCTGTGGGGCTCTGTACCACACTGGCCATTTGTCTCCTGTATGTGGGCCAAAGTGCAGCTGCCATTGGAGCCAATGTGTGGCTCAGTGCCTGGACAAATGATGCCATGGTGGACAATAGACAGAACAACACTTCCATGAGGCTGGGCGTCTATGCCGCCTTGGGAATTCTGCAAG GGCTCCTGGTGATGCTGTCAGCCATGGCCATGGCAGCGGGTGGCATCCAGGCTGCCCGTGTGTTGCACCAGGCACTGCTGCACAACAAGATACGCTCGCCACAGTCCTTCTTTGACACCACACCCTCAGGCCGCATCCTGAACCGCTTCTCCAAGGACATCTATATCATTGATGAACTTCTGGCCCCTGTCATCCTCATGCTGCTCAATTCCTTCTTCAATGCCATCTCTACTCTTGTGGTCATCGTGGCCAGCACGCCGCTCTTTACTGTGGTCATCCTGCCCTTGGCTGTGCTCTACACCTTGGTGCAG CGCTTCTATGCAGCCACATCACGGCAACTGAAGCGGCTGGAATCAGTCAGCCGCTCACCTATCTACTCCCACTTTTCGGAGACAGTGACTGGTGCCAGTGTCATCCGGGCCTACAACCGCAGCCGGGACTTTGAGGTCATCAATGATACTAAGGTGGATGCCAACCAGAAAAGCTGCTACCCCTACATCATCTCCAACCG GTGGCTGAGCATCGGAGTAGAGTTCGTGGGGAACTGTGTGGTGCTCTTTGCTGCACTATTTGCCGTCATTGGGAGGAGCAGCCTGAACCCGGGACTGGTGGGCCTTTCTGTGTCCTACTCCTTGCAG GTGACATTTGCTCTGAATTGGATGATACGAATGATGTCAGATTTGGAGTCTAACATCGTGGCTGTGGAGAGGGTCAAGGAGTACtccaagacagagacagag GCACCCTGGGTGGTGGAAGGCAGCCGCCCTCCCAAAGGTTGGCCCCCACGTGGGGAGGTGGAGTTCCGGAATTATTCTGTGCGCTACCGGCCGGGCCTAGATCTGGTGCTGAGAGACCTGAGTCTGCATGTGCACGGTGGCGAGAAG GTGGGGATTGTGGGCCGCACTGGGGCTGGCAAGTCCTCCATGACCCTCTGCCTGTTCCGCATCCTGGAGGCGGCAAAGGGTGAAATCCGCATTGACGGCCTCAATGTGGCAGACATCGGCCTCCATGACCTGCGCTCTCAGCTGACCATCATCCCGCAG GACCCCATCCTGTTCTCGGGGACCCTGCGCATGAACCTGGACCCCTTTGGCAGATACTCAGAGGAAGACATTTGGCAGGCCTTGGAGCTGTCCCACCTGCACACGTTTGTGAGCTCCCAGCCGGCAGGCCTGGACTTCCAGTGCTCTGAGGGCGGGGAGAATCTCAG CGTGGGCCAGAGGCAGCTCGTGTGCCTGGCCCGAGCCCTGCTCCGCAAGAGCCGCATCCTGGTTTTAGACGAGGCCACAGCTGCCATCGACCTCGAGACTGACAACCTCATCCAGGCTACCATCCGCACCCAGTTTGATACCTGCACTATCTTGACCATCGCACACCGGCTTAACACTATTATGGACTACACCAG GGTCCTGGTCCTGGACAAAGGAGTAGTAGCTGAATTTGATTCTCCAGCCAACCTCATTGCAGCTAGAGGCATCTTCTACGGGATGGCCAGAGATGCTGGACTTGCCTAA